The window CGGCGCGGCAGTGCCGCGGGCCGCGTTGGACCGGGCCCTGCCCGAGCTCGGGGTGACTGGCGCCGTGCGCATCGGCCTGGTCTCCGCGCAGGGCACCGGGGACGACGACGAGGTGCGCGCCCTCGTGGACCTGCGCCCCTACTCGTCGGCCGACGCCGTCGGCGATGCGCGCTGGTGGCTCGCCTCCGACCTGGGTGAGCTGGCGACGGGCGGGCGCCTGGCGGGGGACCACGTGCTCGGCGCCGGCGGTGCGTCGCTGACGCTCGCGCAGGTGACCGTGCGCACGCCGACCGGCCGGGTGCTCGACCTCGGCACCGGCTGCGGCATCCAGGCCCTGCACGCGGCGCGGCACGCGCAGCAGGTGGTGGCGACCGACATCTCCGAGCGTGCGCTCGCCTTCGCGAGGTTCAACGTCGCGCTGAACACGCAGGCCGGTGCGGAGGTGGAGCTGCGGCACGGGTCGATGCTGGAGCCGGTGGCCGGGGAGCGCTTCGACCTGGTGGTCTCGAACCCGCCGTTCGTGATCACCCCGCACGCCGGGGCCGCCGGGCGGGCGGTGGCCGAGGCGCTCGGCGACTACGAGTACCGCGACGGCGGCCGGGCCGGTGACGACCTGGTGCGGGACCTGATCCTCGGCGTCGGCGGTGTGCTCGCGCCGGGCGGCACCGCCCAGCTCCTCGGCAACTGGGAGCATCGCCGGGGCGAGCCCTGGACCGAGCGGGTCGGCGCGTGGCTCGACGACGCCGGCCTGGACGGCTGGATCATCCAGCGGGAGGTCCTCGACCCCGCCGAGTACGCCGAGACGTGGATCCGGGACGGTGGCACCACCCCCGACCGGGAGCCGGACGCCTGGGCCGCTGCCTACGGTGCATGGCTCGACGACTTCGCGTCCCGGGACGTCGAGGCGGTCGGCTTCGGGATCGTGACGCTCCGCCGCCCGGTGACCGGGCCGCCCACCCTGCGGCGCCTCGAGGAGCACACGGGGTCGGTGCGGCAGCCGCTCGGCGCGCACATCGCCCGCAGCCTCGCCGGGCACGACTGGCTCGCGGCGCGCGACGACGCCGCGCTGGCCGCCGCGCACCTGGTGACGGCCGCCGACATCACCGAGGAGCGATACCTGACGCCCGGCGCGGCCGACCCGAACGTCGTGGTGCTCCGGCAGGGCGACGGCCTGGGGCGCGGCGTGCAGGCGTCGAGCCCGCTCGCGGCGCTGGTGGGTGCTTGTGACGGCGAGCTGACGGTGGGCCAGATCGTCGGTGCGCTCGCAGCGCTGTTCGACGTTCCAGGGGACGCCCTGGCGGCCGAGCTGCTGCCAGCGGTACGCGGCCTGGTTCGTGACGGTTTCCTGGCGGAATGACGTCAGGCGCCAGTTTCTGCCCCCAGGACGGTTTTCGTTTCGTTTCTGGGACGTAACGGTCAGTCGTCGTCGCCGATAAATCTTGCGCGCGACCGAGACATCTGGAGCTATGACAGATATTTTCCACCGTGTGGAACTCGACATGCGGCACTTGAGGATGGTTGTCGCTGTTGCCGAGTCGGGCAGCGTCACAAAGGCGGCCGCTGCCCTCGGCATCGCGCAGCCGGCGTTGACTGCGCAGCTCAACCGCATCGACCGGTCGCTGGGCGGGAACGTCTTCGTCCGCGATCGCTTCGGTGCGCGCCCGACAGAGCTCGGTGAGCTGATACTCCGGCACGCTCGCGTGCTTCTCCCGGCGATGTCGGCCCTGGCCGACGACGCCGAACGGCTCGTCAACGGCGACGTGGCCCGGGGCGAGACGGTGCGGGTGGGTATCACCGGCACCGCGCTCGGCGGACTGTTCGTCAACCAGCTGCACATCGCCATCCCCGGCGCGCAGGTCACCACGGCCATGCCGCACCTGGCGGACGACGTCGCGTCCCGGCTTGCCCGGGGGACCATCGACGTCGGGCTGGTCGGCATGTGCTCCGACGTCTCGCCGCCGCCCGCAGTGGAGGTCGCGTGGACCCGGGTCTGTACCGACCCGATGTTCGTGCTGCTCGACGAGCACCACCCGTACGCGGGCAAGCCCGAGGTCTCGCTCGCCGAGCTGGCCGAGGAGCAGTGGCTCTGCGTGCCGTCGCACAGCGACCTCGAGGACTGCTTCGTCTCGGCGTGCGTCCGTGCGGGGTTCACCCCACGCGGTATAGGCGAGGCCGAGTGGACCATCGCCGTCGACCAGGTGCGGTCGGGGCGCGCCGTCGCGCTCGTCGAGCCGGGGCAGCTCGACCCGCCGGGTGTCGTGACGGTCCCGCTGGCCGGGGCGCCGCTGCGGCGCACGCACTACCTGGGCTGGCGGCACGACGCCGATCTGCGGGTGGACCTGGAGGCCGTCGAGGGCGCCGCCCACCGCGCGCACCGGGACGCCGTGCGGCGCAGCCCGCAGTACGAGCAGTGGCTGGCGATGTACGGGATGCTCACCTGATCGCGCCCTGTCCCGTCGTGAACTCGTACGTAGTTTGCCCTCCATAGGAAACTTGTATGACCTCAGTGTGATCTGGGCCTGAAGTCCATCTCCTCCTACAGTGACGCCACGGGTGAAAATCACCTGTGGGCGGACTATTCGCCCGCTGTACGACACAAGGAGTCGCTGGAGATGAGACACACTTCCCTCCGGGCCGTCGCCGTGGCAACAGCCACCGTGGGCCTCTTTGCCGGCACCATCAGCGCCGTCGCTGCCGCACCGTCCGACGTCGAGGCCGCATCCTCGGGCTACGCGCCGGGCCTGGTGGCCGCCATGGAGCGTGACCTGAACCTGAGCACCGCTCAGGCCGTGGCGCAGCTCGAGGCGCAGGAGAACCTGGCCGTCACGCAGCAGGGCCTGGCCAAGTCGCTCGGCGCGACCTACGCCGGTGCCTGGGTCGAGGGCACGGACGCGCTGCACGTAGCCGTCACCGATGCCACCGAGGCCGCTGACGTCCGTGCCGCAGGTGCCACTCCAGTGACCGTGGACAACTCGCTCAAGGCGCTCGACGCCTGGACGGCCGACCTGGACGGCGCGCTGTCCTCCTCCGACGTGACGACGTACCGCGTCGACGTGCAGACCAACCAGATCGTCGTCGACGTGGTCAAGGGCGCCGAGGCCGAGGTCGCAGCGGCCGTGGCCGCGGCGGGTGTGCCCGCCGACGCCGTCACCCTCGCGACTGCCACGGAGCGTCCCCGGACGCTCATCAACGTGATCGGCGGCAACGCCTACTACATCGACAACGTCTCGCGTTGCTCGGTCGGCTTCTCGGCCACCGGTGGCTTCGTCACCGCCGGCCACTGCGGCGACGTCGGCAGCACCACCACGTCGCCGACCGGCACCTTCACCCGGTCGTCGTTCCCGGGCAACGACTACGGCTACGTCAGCACGGGCAGCGACGACGTCTCCGTGGGCGCCGT is drawn from Promicromonospora sp. Populi and contains these coding sequences:
- a CDS encoding methyltransferase; this encodes MQPLVTDLALVDSLRADLVSSAFDVDGVENLLGKLAAAALHREQSLPARRALVAAVAGKPPSDRDPLATLTDLFLLGAAVPRAALDRALPELGVTGAVRIGLVSAQGTGDDDEVRALVDLRPYSSADAVGDARWWLASDLGELATGGRLAGDHVLGAGGASLTLAQVTVRTPTGRVLDLGTGCGIQALHAARHAQQVVATDISERALAFARFNVALNTQAGAEVELRHGSMLEPVAGERFDLVVSNPPFVITPHAGAAGRAVAEALGDYEYRDGGRAGDDLVRDLILGVGGVLAPGGTAQLLGNWEHRRGEPWTERVGAWLDDAGLDGWIIQREVLDPAEYAETWIRDGGTTPDREPDAWAAAYGAWLDDFASRDVEAVGFGIVTLRRPVTGPPTLRRLEEHTGSVRQPLGAHIARSLAGHDWLAARDDAALAAAHLVTAADITEERYLTPGAADPNVVVLRQGDGLGRGVQASSPLAALVGACDGELTVGQIVGALAALFDVPGDALAAELLPAVRGLVRDGFLAE
- a CDS encoding LysR family transcriptional regulator, producing the protein MELDMRHLRMVVAVAESGSVTKAAAALGIAQPALTAQLNRIDRSLGGNVFVRDRFGARPTELGELILRHARVLLPAMSALADDAERLVNGDVARGETVRVGITGTALGGLFVNQLHIAIPGAQVTTAMPHLADDVASRLARGTIDVGLVGMCSDVSPPPAVEVAWTRVCTDPMFVLLDEHHPYAGKPEVSLAELAEEQWLCVPSHSDLEDCFVSACVRAGFTPRGIGEAEWTIAVDQVRSGRAVALVEPGQLDPPGVVTVPLAGAPLRRTHYLGWRHDADLRVDLEAVEGAAHRAHRDAVRRSPQYEQWLAMYGMLT
- a CDS encoding S1 family peptidase, whose amino-acid sequence is MRHTSLRAVAVATATVGLFAGTISAVAAAPSDVEAASSGYAPGLVAAMERDLNLSTAQAVAQLEAQENLAVTQQGLAKSLGATYAGAWVEGTDALHVAVTDATEAADVRAAGATPVTVDNSLKALDAWTADLDGALSSSDVTTYRVDVQTNQIVVDVVKGAEAEVAAAVAAAGVPADAVTLATATERPRTLINVIGGNAYYIDNVSRCSVGFSATGGFVTAGHCGDVGSTTTSPTGTFTRSSFPGNDYGYVSTGSDDVSVGAVNNYAGGNVAVQGSTPAAVGATVCRSGSTTGWHCGTIQALNATVNYAEGSVTGLIRTNVCAEPGDSGGSLLAGSQAQGMTSGGSGNCTSGGQTYFQPVGEALSAAGVSLVTS